In the Candidatus Electrothrix rattekaaiensis genome, one interval contains:
- a CDS encoding toxin-antitoxin system HicB family antitoxin, with product MSWVREPNKPFSGNFMVRVDSSLHDKVAAAAVDAVDAGKSLNKWVAETLEQAVHAL from the coding sequence ATTTCTTGGGTAAGAGAACCGAACAAGCCGTTTTCAGGGAATTTTATGGTCAGGGTGGACTCTTCGCTGCACGACAAAGTTGCCGCTGCTGCGGTGGATGCGGTGGATGCCGGGAAGAGTCTTAATAAATGGGTGGCGGAAACGCTTGAGCAGGCGGTTCATGCCTTGTGA
- a CDS encoding AbrB/MazE/SpoVT family DNA-binding domain-containing protein: MKTMILSDKGHVEIPYSIRSAHRWEKGQQFTAVDTGNGILLRPIRKIFPETTLKEVVSCLQYQEPPKTLEDMEEAVRQGFLG; this comes from the coding sequence ATGAAAACAATGATCCTTTCGGATAAAGGGCATGTGGAAATTCCGTACTCCATACGCTCTGCCCATCGCTGGGAAAAGGGGCAGCAGTTTACCGCCGTTGATACGGGTAACGGTATACTGCTCAGACCGATCAGGAAAATCTTTCCTGAAACCACGCTGAAGGAGGTCGTATCCTGCCTGCAATACCAAGAACCACCCAAGACCCTTGAAGACATGGAAGAGGCTGTTCGACAGGGATTTCTTGGGTAA
- a CDS encoding AAA family ATPase, translating into MAIIAVYNIKGGVGKTATSVNLSYMSATTGNNTLLCDLDPQGSSSYYFRVKSKKKFSADHFLEGGSSMEQSIRGTDYEYLDILPADFSYRNLDIALNHMKKSRKRLQRILDPLKAEYQNIFLDCPPNITLLSENIFYAADMILIPFIPTTLSMLSFDKLLDFFKESGIDRQKLFVVFSMVEQKKKIHQDMISHFKGRKRILNTFIPYVTDIEKMGLYRQPVPAYRPDSKAGKTYAELWLEIKKELQQSE; encoded by the coding sequence ATGGCAATTATTGCTGTTTACAATATCAAAGGCGGTGTCGGCAAGACCGCCACCTCTGTTAACCTTTCCTATATGTCGGCTACGACCGGCAATAATACCCTGCTCTGTGATCTAGATCCCCAGGGGTCATCCAGCTATTATTTCCGGGTAAAATCGAAAAAAAAGTTTTCTGCTGATCATTTTCTTGAGGGCGGCAGCAGCATGGAGCAAAGCATTCGCGGCACAGATTACGAGTACCTGGATATCCTGCCAGCGGATTTCTCCTACCGCAATTTGGATATTGCTCTCAACCATATGAAGAAGTCGAGAAAACGTCTACAACGGATCCTTGACCCGTTAAAAGCTGAATACCAAAACATCTTTCTTGATTGCCCGCCTAATATTACGCTGCTTTCGGAAAATATTTTCTACGCAGCAGATATGATCCTGATTCCCTTCATCCCCACGACCCTGTCCATGCTCTCCTTTGACAAGCTCCTGGACTTTTTTAAAGAAAGCGGCATTGATCGGCAAAAGCTCTTTGTTGTCTTTTCTATGGTTGAACAAAAGAAGAAGATCCACCAGGATATGATCAGTCATTTCAAGGGGAGAAAACGTATTCTCAACACCTTTATTCCCTATGTCACAGATATTGAAAAAATGGGATTATACCGCCAGCCGGTACCGGCATATAGGCCCGACTCAAAGGCCGGGAAAACCTATGCCGAGCTTTGGCTGGAGATTAAAAAAGAGCTGCAACAAAGCGAATAA
- a CDS encoding CHAD domain-containing protein, protein MKTLAQLSRQLPDPSALQELADQLKKKYTIQDIPQQPAILAFYDSFDWRLYAKGLLCFQQNSRLYLTDLIGRERVPSLPISGERLGFFQLLPNSALKRKLAPVLEMRTLLLQSSFSQTKRQLRILNKDKKTVATVLLTELIPETDQPLCSVQLHEVRGYEKWFQRLERDLEKFGKPQPCTREQDLKTALATKGRTPLDYSSKFSVTLKPNMDALTAAKTIYRTLLDTMQKNEQGILDDLDSEFLHDFRVAIRRTRSGLDMIENVLEPKISTRFKEEFRFLGKITGPVRDLDVYLLMEDDYKARLPDHLQKGLCYFFTDLVKEWKKEQQKLAQALQSSRYRTILKDWEKYLDHKETVPQKKKQRKTQQRVAIGTMANSILQKRFERVLRDGLAIDADSPDKSLHRLRIQGKKLRYCLEFFTSLYPQKKMKLLIKQLKLLQNNLGLFNDLSVQQEMLNNYLAGLKPDSDKTKKMGVAIGGLLTNLYHEQQQVRTEFEAVFNQFSSQENVALYRSLFAAEQKPGK, encoded by the coding sequence ATGAAAACTCTTGCACAGCTTTCCAGGCAACTTCCCGACCCTTCCGCTCTTCAGGAGCTAGCAGATCAACTGAAAAAAAAATATACTATTCAGGACATTCCTCAGCAGCCAGCAATCCTTGCTTTTTACGACAGCTTTGATTGGCGCCTCTACGCCAAAGGCCTCCTCTGTTTTCAGCAAAACAGCAGGCTATACCTGACCGATCTGATCGGTCGTGAGCGTGTCCCCTCCTTACCGATCTCCGGGGAGCGTCTGGGGTTTTTCCAGCTTTTGCCCAACTCAGCCCTGAAACGCAAACTCGCCCCTGTTCTGGAAATGCGTACACTGCTTTTGCAAAGCAGCTTTTCTCAAACAAAACGGCAGCTCCGCATCCTGAATAAGGATAAAAAGACCGTGGCTACGGTTCTCCTCACTGAGCTTATTCCAGAAACCGATCAGCCGCTCTGTTCTGTACAGCTGCACGAGGTGCGCGGCTACGAAAAATGGTTTCAGCGACTGGAACGTGACCTGGAGAAATTCGGCAAACCCCAGCCCTGTACCAGAGAACAGGATCTGAAAACTGCACTGGCAACCAAGGGACGTACGCCCTTGGACTACAGCTCAAAATTCTCGGTTACCCTGAAGCCGAATATGGATGCCCTGACAGCAGCCAAAACCATCTACCGTACTCTGCTGGACACCATGCAAAAAAATGAGCAGGGTATTCTTGATGATCTGGACAGTGAGTTTCTCCATGATTTTCGAGTGGCAATCCGCCGAACCCGATCCGGGCTGGATATGATCGAAAACGTGCTAGAACCAAAGATCAGCACCCGTTTTAAAGAGGAGTTTCGTTTTCTCGGCAAAATCACCGGCCCGGTGCGCGATCTGGATGTGTATCTGCTCATGGAGGATGATTATAAGGCCAGATTGCCGGATCATTTACAAAAGGGGCTCTGTTATTTTTTTACGGATCTGGTAAAAGAGTGGAAAAAGGAACAGCAAAAACTGGCTCAGGCCTTGCAATCTTCCCGTTATCGAACGATCCTCAAGGACTGGGAAAAATATCTGGACCACAAAGAGACTGTACCTCAGAAAAAAAAGCAGAGAAAAACACAACAACGGGTTGCCATAGGCACGATGGCTAACAGCATTCTTCAAAAGCGCTTTGAACGTGTTCTGCGTGATGGCCTAGCCATTGATGCTGACTCACCGGATAAAAGTTTACATCGCCTCCGCATCCAGGGAAAGAAGCTGCGCTATTGCCTGGAATTTTTCACCTCCCTTTACCCGCAAAAGAAGATGAAGCTCCTGATCAAGCAACTCAAACTTTTGCAAAATAATCTCGGACTGTTCAACGACCTTTCTGTGCAGCAGGAGATGCTGAACAACTACCTTGCAGGGCTCAAACCGGATTCTGACAAGACAAAAAAAATGGGTGTAGCCATTGGGGGTCTGTTGACCAACCTTTATCATGAGCAACAACAAGTCCGCACTGAATTTGAAGCCGTTTTCAACCAATTCTCCTCTCAGGAGAACGTCGCGCTGTATCGAAGTCTTTTTGCAGCAGAACAGAAGCCGGGCAAATAA
- the cbiE gene encoding precorrin-6y C5,15-methyltransferase (decarboxylating) subunit CbiE → MSEVFIFGVSGEELPKEQLRKIASCSAVVVSSRHQPLLKGMEIHRIPIAPVEEMVFELAVALNQGDVAILASGDPLFFGIGRTLLERFGHERVHIHPALSAVQLACTRFKLPWDDLPLISLHGRSPGDIVGRILKHPKVMLFTDHRNTPDRIAQELLAVLEEHHDTTRIKKTRIRIAENLGLKDERLCSGTLADVAKQKFSPLNMMLIEQRQAEDKEDEAAEASDAGFVFGLEEDDIAHSRGLITKDEIRAVILHRLRLPRTGIFWDVGGGSGSVSVEAARLCPDLTIYIIEQKEEGHENIRANILRYNLYNIKLICGVAPDALADLPDPDRVFIGGSKGLLAEIIPHCAKRLTATGRMVASAVLENTAEQAPLLMSANGLDVDSRTVAVTREEIRYTNYGEPGILLNPITIITGKK, encoded by the coding sequence ATGTCTGAAGTCTTTATATTCGGTGTCAGCGGTGAAGAGTTGCCCAAGGAGCAGTTGAGAAAGATTGCCTCATGCAGTGCGGTGGTGGTGTCATCGCGGCACCAGCCGTTGCTCAAGGGTATGGAAATCCATCGGATTCCCATTGCCCCGGTGGAAGAGATGGTGTTTGAACTGGCTGTGGCCCTGAACCAAGGTGATGTTGCCATCTTGGCCTCGGGTGATCCGCTTTTTTTCGGTATTGGTCGCACGTTATTGGAACGTTTCGGGCATGAACGGGTTCATATTCATCCAGCCCTGTCTGCGGTGCAGCTGGCCTGCACCCGTTTCAAGCTGCCATGGGATGATCTGCCCCTGATCAGTTTGCATGGTCGTTCCCCCGGCGATATTGTCGGGAGAATTTTGAAACATCCCAAGGTAATGCTTTTTACTGATCACCGCAACACTCCAGACCGTATTGCCCAAGAGTTGCTTGCGGTTTTGGAGGAGCACCATGACACTACCCGAATAAAGAAAACACGGATACGGATTGCAGAAAATCTCGGGCTCAAGGACGAACGCCTGTGTAGCGGTACCTTAGCGGACGTTGCGAAGCAGAAATTTTCCCCGCTCAATATGATGCTGATTGAACAGAGGCAGGCGGAGGATAAAGAGGATGAGGCGGCTGAAGCTTCCGACGCCGGATTTGTTTTCGGGCTTGAGGAAGACGATATTGCCCATTCACGGGGCCTGATCACCAAGGATGAGATCCGGGCTGTGATCCTCCATCGTCTCCGTTTACCCAGGACCGGTATTTTTTGGGATGTGGGAGGCGGCTCCGGCTCTGTTTCTGTAGAGGCGGCCCGCCTTTGCCCGGATCTGACTATTTATATTATTGAGCAGAAAGAAGAGGGGCATGAGAATATTCGGGCCAATATTCTTCGCTATAACCTGTATAATATCAAGCTAATTTGCGGGGTGGCTCCTGATGCCCTTGCTGACTTACCTGATCCTGATCGGGTTTTTATAGGCGGGAGTAAGGGGTTATTGGCAGAGATTATTCCTCACTGTGCCAAGCGCTTGACCGCCACAGGTAGAATGGTGGCCAGTGCGGTGCTTGAAAATACAGCTGAGCAGGCCCCCTTACTGATGTCCGCCAATGGCCTGGACGTGGATTCGCGCACCGTGGCTGTCACCCGTGAAGAAATACGTTATACCAATTATGGGGAGCCGGGCATCCTGCTCAACCCTATTACCATCATAACTGGAAAAAAATGA
- a CDS encoding DEAD/DEAH box helicase: MNASQNTPSEQAANYAILAPTQKAIIRILAVNVEYCAAKRMLDCLEELGITCPETDVPYNVRTIQPLQRELIAKGLVLKSNKGLCCQESIRQTVTRDCLLEGDFSRIAQAVQKTMMLGKPPHKIEIYTYKQYTRSMQMALFSGNSIEEVYSVLNKVNQYFNDTPPEESIFLHLLAQPFAPDVVEKINPSMRLPVLGMLINAMKGQLKSAQEVIDYMLTSCPDTLHESTEHLTLIAYYLLCGDMHNAGLLIKSLPEERKLEQLSRTGWLSFCTGHYEEAHTYFEQNLQLFRKMSRQKKVFFQNEIGLVHLLSLLHGNDSTLLNQGLEYIEIVQKKGYRYAPLTQAMKPVFQQQLGLNEVEKYRGALNTFDDSPLEFVIFNLILFWTDKDKLKSESSHISDIRDKAEKNGYTWIAAELSSLLAALNVNKNANTTLAQKLHSSCGTQSCIGLVKKIPPWEKTLNGLLTITDEASKTDQGAEAEQRLVWLFSHNNRYNYCSITPKMQKMTKRGAWTKGRPVALKNLYDNYATMKGLSNQDRRVCQAIKTEYYSGSWRSYGKTEYEINDDQALPALVGHPLLFLEKTPNVRVELVMAEPELEIRKEKDKLRLTLSPVPPSHGEGEIQVFKDTPTRFKLYRFTEKHREIASFLGKGMTIPKSGAQKARKVVESLSSVVTVLSDLEGTAEAETREADSRPHAHILPCHEGIQVEFLVKPCGAAGSSFRAGRGSKNVLTELEGKKIQTVRDFAEEKKQLTAITKACPTLTRIQPMDDQWQVEDPEYALELLLELKNCDDALVLEWPQGEKFSVRKETSSSAFSLQIKKERDWFKATGSLEIDDTLSLDLQKLLSMLNQGTGRFIQLDDGTFLSITKALRKRLDELAAFSEQHGKGVRFAPLAALALEDLTDEAGQLKTDRAWKQHCKHLQEVVQPEVPSTLQGSLRDYQLAGFNWLAQLSHWGVGGCLADDMGLGKTVQALAAILLRAAQGPTLVIAPLSVTSNWQEEARRFTPTLNVHLFGAGDRKEMIENLQPFDLVIVSYGLLPLEADLLTSVAWQTVVLDEAQAIKNMQTKRSKAAMELKAEFRLITTGTPVENHLGELWTLFHFLNPGLLGSFKRFNEKFAGPIERDQDAETNSRLRKLIRPFILRRLKSDVLQELPPKTEINLEVEMSKDELVLYEAQRIKALETISSHDDEGAGQQHLRILAEIMKLRRLCCNPALVLPDCGISSSKLKVFADTLGELLSNKHKALIFSQFVDHLKIIRAFLDEKGISYQYLDGSTPIKKRKERITRFQNGEGDVFLISLKAGGSGLNLTAADYVIHMDPWWNPAVEDQASDRAHRIGQERPVTVYRLVVKDSIEEQIVALHKEKRDLADSLLEGTDSAGKVSAKELLRLLQGEEK, from the coding sequence ATGAACGCTTCCCAAAATACTCCCTCTGAGCAAGCAGCCAATTACGCAATTTTGGCTCCGACCCAAAAAGCCATAATCCGTATTCTGGCCGTCAATGTTGAGTATTGCGCTGCAAAGCGGATGCTCGACTGCCTTGAGGAACTCGGTATTACCTGCCCTGAAACCGATGTCCCGTATAATGTCAGGACGATTCAGCCCTTGCAGAGGGAACTTATTGCAAAAGGGTTGGTTCTGAAATCTAACAAAGGGCTTTGCTGCCAGGAATCCATCCGGCAGACAGTAACGCGAGACTGCTTGCTCGAAGGGGATTTCTCCCGTATCGCTCAGGCGGTTCAGAAGACAATGATGTTGGGTAAACCGCCTCATAAGATAGAGATCTACACCTATAAACAGTACACCCGCAGCATGCAGATGGCCCTGTTCAGCGGCAATTCCATAGAAGAGGTGTATTCCGTCCTTAATAAGGTTAACCAATACTTCAACGACACCCCGCCTGAAGAGAGTATCTTTCTCCACCTGCTGGCTCAACCTTTTGCCCCTGATGTTGTTGAAAAAATTAATCCCAGCATGCGCCTTCCGGTATTAGGAATGCTGATTAATGCAATGAAAGGCCAACTGAAATCGGCACAGGAGGTCATTGATTACATGCTCACCTCTTGTCCCGATACCCTCCATGAGTCTACGGAACACCTGACCCTCATCGCCTATTACCTGCTTTGCGGCGATATGCACAATGCAGGTTTGCTGATTAAAAGTTTGCCCGAGGAACGGAAGCTAGAGCAACTCAGTCGGACCGGATGGCTGTCCTTTTGCACTGGGCATTACGAGGAGGCCCACACATATTTTGAGCAGAATCTCCAGCTCTTCCGGAAAATGAGCCGACAAAAAAAGGTCTTCTTCCAGAATGAAATCGGACTCGTCCACCTGCTCTCCCTTTTGCATGGTAATGACAGCACACTGCTCAATCAGGGCCTGGAGTATATTGAAATAGTCCAAAAAAAAGGCTATCGCTATGCTCCCCTGACGCAGGCAATGAAGCCGGTTTTTCAGCAGCAGCTCGGCCTGAATGAGGTCGAAAAGTACAGAGGTGCTCTTAATACCTTTGACGACAGCCCGCTTGAATTTGTTATTTTCAACCTTATTTTGTTCTGGACAGATAAAGATAAGCTGAAAAGCGAATCATCACATATTTCTGATATCAGAGATAAAGCAGAAAAGAACGGATACACATGGATAGCTGCTGAGCTTTCCTCTCTGCTGGCTGCCCTGAACGTAAATAAAAACGCAAATACCACCTTGGCTCAAAAGCTGCACAGTTCCTGCGGCACGCAAAGCTGTATCGGGTTGGTGAAAAAAATTCCTCCCTGGGAAAAGACCCTGAACGGTCTCCTGACTATAACCGATGAGGCGAGCAAGACTGACCAAGGTGCTGAAGCTGAACAGCGCTTAGTCTGGCTATTTTCCCATAATAACCGGTATAATTATTGCTCCATCACCCCGAAAATGCAGAAGATGACCAAACGAGGTGCCTGGACCAAAGGCCGTCCAGTGGCCTTGAAAAACCTGTATGATAATTATGCCACCATGAAGGGGCTCAGCAATCAGGACCGTCGAGTCTGTCAAGCTATCAAAACGGAATACTATAGTGGTTCGTGGCGGAGTTACGGAAAAACAGAGTATGAAATTAATGATGATCAGGCATTGCCTGCTCTGGTTGGGCATCCTTTGCTCTTTCTTGAAAAAACACCTAATGTCCGGGTCGAGCTGGTCATGGCTGAGCCGGAATTGGAGATCAGGAAAGAAAAAGACAAGTTGCGCTTGACCCTCTCACCGGTACCTCCTTCTCACGGAGAGGGCGAAATACAGGTGTTCAAGGATACCCCTACCCGTTTCAAACTCTATCGTTTTACCGAGAAACACCGGGAGATCGCCAGCTTTCTTGGCAAGGGCATGACCATTCCCAAATCAGGTGCCCAAAAGGCTAGGAAGGTCGTGGAATCTCTCTCCTCCGTGGTCACGGTCCTGTCTGATCTTGAGGGAACGGCTGAGGCGGAAACCCGTGAGGCTGATTCCCGGCCCCATGCCCATATCCTACCTTGCCATGAAGGAATCCAGGTGGAATTTTTGGTTAAACCCTGCGGTGCTGCCGGATCTAGCTTCAGAGCCGGTCGGGGCAGCAAGAATGTTTTGACCGAGCTTGAGGGCAAAAAGATCCAGACCGTCCGTGATTTTGCAGAAGAGAAAAAACAGCTCACAGCCATAACCAAGGCCTGCCCGACCCTGACCCGCATCCAACCTATGGATGATCAGTGGCAGGTCGAAGACCCTGAATATGCTTTAGAATTACTCCTGGAACTGAAGAACTGCGACGATGCCTTAGTGCTGGAATGGCCCCAAGGGGAAAAATTCTCCGTGCGCAAAGAAACATCGTCCTCTGCCTTTTCTCTCCAGATCAAAAAGGAACGGGACTGGTTCAAGGCCACCGGCTCGCTGGAGATTGACGATACCCTTTCCTTGGATCTGCAAAAACTGCTCAGCATGCTCAATCAGGGGACAGGTCGCTTTATTCAGCTGGATGACGGCACCTTTCTCAGTATCACCAAGGCCCTGCGCAAACGGCTGGATGAACTTGCTGCTTTTTCTGAACAGCACGGCAAAGGGGTTCGCTTTGCCCCCTTGGCAGCCCTGGCCCTGGAAGATCTCACTGATGAGGCTGGACAACTCAAGACAGATCGGGCTTGGAAGCAGCACTGCAAACACTTGCAAGAGGTTGTCCAACCCGAGGTGCCCAGTACCTTGCAAGGATCTCTGCGTGATTACCAGTTAGCAGGGTTCAATTGGTTGGCCCAGCTCTCTCATTGGGGAGTGGGTGGCTGTCTTGCCGATGATATGGGACTGGGTAAAACCGTGCAGGCCTTGGCCGCTATCCTGCTCCGGGCTGCACAGGGGCCGACCCTGGTCATTGCCCCCTTATCTGTGACCTCCAACTGGCAGGAAGAAGCTCGGCGTTTTACCCCCACCCTGAACGTACACCTATTCGGGGCTGGAGATAGAAAGGAGATGATCGAAAACCTCCAGCCCTTTGATTTAGTGATTGTCAGCTACGGCCTCCTCCCTCTTGAGGCGGACCTGCTCACCAGCGTGGCTTGGCAGACCGTTGTTCTGGATGAAGCTCAGGCTATTAAAAACATGCAGACCAAACGATCCAAGGCAGCCATGGAACTCAAGGCGGAATTCCGCCTGATCACCACAGGCACGCCGGTTGAAAATCATCTCGGCGAGTTGTGGACCCTGTTTCATTTCCTCAACCCTGGGTTACTCGGTTCCTTTAAGCGATTTAATGAAAAATTCGCCGGGCCTATAGAACGGGACCAGGATGCTGAAACCAACAGCCGGTTGCGCAAGCTGATCCGCCCCTTTATTCTCCGCCGTCTGAAAAGCGATGTGCTCCAGGAACTGCCGCCCAAGACTGAGATCAACCTTGAGGTGGAGATGAGCAAAGATGAGCTGGTGCTCTACGAGGCCCAGCGGATCAAGGCCCTGGAAACCATCAGCAGCCATGATGATGAAGGGGCTGGGCAGCAGCATCTCCGTATCCTGGCGGAGATCATGAAGCTGCGCCGTTTATGCTGTAATCCCGCCCTTGTTCTGCCGGACTGCGGAATCAGCAGCTCTAAGCTCAAAGTCTTTGCTGACACCCTGGGAGAGCTGCTCTCCAATAAGCACAAGGCTCTCATCTTCAGCCAGTTTGTGGATCATCTCAAGATTATCAGAGCGTTTCTTGATGAGAAGGGTATCAGCTATCAGTATCTTGATGGCTCAACCCCGATCAAAAAACGGAAGGAGAGGATCACCCGTTTTCAGAACGGCGAAGGGGATGTCTTTCTTATCAGCCTGAAAGCGGGCGGGTCAGGACTCAACCTGACTGCGGCGGATTATGTCATCCATATGGACCCGTGGTGGAATCCGGCGGTGGAAGATCAGGCCTCGGATCGGGCCCACCGGATCGGCCAGGAACGCCCGGTCACGGTCTATCGACTGGTGGTCAAAGATTCTATAGAGGAGCAGATCGTGGCTCTGCATAAGGAGAAGCGGGATCTGGCGGACAGCCTGCTGGAGGGCACAGATTCTGCGGGCAAGGTTTCTGCCAAGGAGTTGTTGCGTTTGTTGCAGGGAGAGGAGAAGTAA